The following proteins are co-located in the Microcystis wesenbergii NRERC-220 genome:
- a CDS encoding aldo/keto reductase, whose protein sequence is MNPLTVTHQTLSLPPMGCGTWAWGNRLLWGYDESMDSQLQAVFNLCVQRGVTLFDTGDSYGTGKLNGQSEKLLGRFTGEYSGYNADHIRIATKLAPYPWRLTRHAMVKACQASATRLGRRVDLVQMHWSTGNYAPWQEGGLLDGLGDCLEKGLVKGVGLSNFGPKRLKSAYQKFASRGIPITSLQVQYSLLSTYPLTDLGLKELCDQLGIKIIAYSPLALGLLTGKYRDNKNLPPGLRRFLFGQLIPAISPLISCLEVIAQAKDKTISQVALNWCICKGTIPIPGAKNVRQAEDNLGALGWSLDSGEIAELDKIAAGLDKKMVQNIFQTK, encoded by the coding sequence ATGAATCCCTTGACAGTCACACATCAAACTCTATCCCTTCCCCCCATGGGCTGCGGTACTTGGGCCTGGGGAAATCGTCTTCTCTGGGGTTACGATGAGAGCATGGATAGCCAGTTACAAGCGGTTTTTAATCTCTGCGTCCAGCGGGGTGTCACCCTATTTGATACGGGAGACTCCTACGGCACAGGCAAACTCAACGGACAGAGTGAGAAGCTATTAGGACGCTTTACAGGGGAATATAGCGGTTATAACGCTGATCATATTCGTATTGCTACCAAACTCGCCCCTTATCCTTGGCGTTTAACCCGTCATGCCATGGTGAAAGCTTGTCAAGCTTCGGCAACCAGACTAGGCCGCCGGGTGGATTTAGTGCAAATGCACTGGTCAACGGGCAATTATGCGCCATGGCAGGAGGGAGGATTATTAGACGGATTGGGGGATTGTCTAGAAAAGGGGTTAGTTAAAGGAGTCGGTTTATCCAATTTTGGACCGAAAAGATTGAAGTCTGCCTATCAAAAGTTTGCCAGTCGCGGCATTCCTATTACCAGTTTACAGGTACAGTATTCTCTCCTTTCTACCTATCCTCTCACTGACTTAGGATTAAAGGAACTATGTGATCAATTGGGTATTAAAATTATTGCCTATAGTCCCTTAGCTTTGGGGTTATTAACCGGGAAATATCGAGATAATAAAAACTTACCCCCTGGATTACGTCGCTTCCTTTTTGGTCAATTAATTCCCGCTATTTCGCCTCTGATAAGTTGTCTAGAAGTTATCGCCCAAGCTAAAGATAAAACTATTAGCCAAGTTGCTTTAAATTGGTGTATCTGTAAGGGAACAATTCCTATCCCCGGAGCTAAAAATGTTCGGCAAGCTGAGGATAATTTAGGGGCTTTAGGATGGAGTTTAGACAGTGGGGAAATAGCAGAATTAGATAAAATTGCCGCGGGTTTGGATAAAAAAATGGTACAAAATATCTTTCAGACTAAGTAG
- a CDS encoding efflux RND transporter permease subunit, producing MAFNISNWSIKNPIPTILISLVMALMGYIAFLGLGIDRSPNIDIPAVIITVNQPGAGPEELETQVTKKVEDAVAALGNIDQITSTINEGSSTTTVNFILGTNSDRATNDVRNAIAQIRQDLPQDTNDPIVQRLEFAGGAVMNYTISSPKRSIAELSDLVDRQIGRALTGVPGVARVDRVGGVDREVRVDLDPGRLIAYGITATAVNDQIRSFNINLPGGRSEIGGSEQTVRTLGSAETIEDLRNYQISLPNGDTVPLSNLGTVSDSNSDPRQMALLDGQPVVGFSILRGTGSTLVTVETAVRQEIENLKKKLPEDIKFQLIFTRADSIRASYESLLSDLLIGCMMTVITVGLFLRNWRATIITGLALPLSIFPTFWVMQSLNYTLNGMTLLALALALGNLVDDAVCMVEDIDQHLAMGKKPLQAAFDASKEIGLAVLASAAAIMAVFLPVAFMGGVPGQFFQPFGVTVAVSTLFSSLIAVTVTPMLSAYILQPKKLKTGDNNPSSRPRFRPYKSLLTWALRHRILTLLAALAFFIGSLQLVPLIPKGLFSSGDTGLSTISLELPPGATLNDTVAVANQVNSLLQKNPAVANVLAIPGDSGRVNTGLIYVNLVPKEQRSLTQRQFEEQTRRDFQKIPGARVTFRAQGGAGSTKDVAIILKSENGDILTQTAQKLEREMRALPGFVEVSSGVSLVKPEIIIQPDPVRAADQGVSVRAIARTASLALIGDNEFNLAKFNLADRQIPIRVKIANDGRSEIETLQNLRVPSSNGTLVPLNSVATISLGSGPAEIQRFNRQRQVNIGANLEGVSLGSAVTQIRALPIMKNLPPEVTEEPFGDARIMRDIFARFLGALSLAIISIYGILVLLYNNFLYPLAILSSLPLSIGGTLIALLITQKELGLYALIGIVLLMGLVTKNAILLVDFALSGIESGKPQFKAMIDSGVSRLRPIIMTSVSTVAGMLPIALALGADGEIRAPMAIAVIGGFTTSTLLTLVVVPVIFTYIDSFYYWFRGLFVKQKPKSIW from the coding sequence ATGGCTTTTAATATTTCTAATTGGTCTATCAAAAACCCCATTCCGACGATCCTGATCTCCCTGGTTATGGCCCTAATGGGATACATTGCCTTTCTCGGATTAGGGATCGATCGCTCTCCTAATATTGACATTCCGGCCGTGATTATCACCGTTAATCAACCCGGCGCAGGTCCTGAGGAATTGGAAACCCAAGTCACCAAAAAAGTCGAGGATGCGGTGGCTGCTTTGGGTAATATCGATCAAATTACTTCTACCATCAACGAAGGCAGCAGCACCACCACCGTTAACTTTATCCTTGGCACTAACAGCGATCGCGCTACCAATGATGTGCGTAATGCCATAGCGCAAATTCGGCAGGATTTGCCCCAAGATACTAATGATCCAATTGTCCAACGTTTAGAATTTGCCGGGGGTGCGGTGATGAACTATACCATCTCCTCCCCGAAAAGATCGATCGCCGAATTAAGTGATCTAGTTGATCGTCAAATCGGCCGCGCTTTAACGGGAGTGCCGGGAGTAGCACGAGTCGATCGCGTTGGGGGAGTCGATCGAGAAGTGCGTGTAGATTTAGATCCCGGTCGTCTGATCGCCTACGGTATCACGGCCACGGCGGTTAATGACCAAATTCGTAGTTTTAATATTAATTTACCCGGAGGGCGCTCGGAAATCGGTGGCAGTGAACAAACTGTCCGCACCCTCGGCAGCGCTGAAACCATCGAAGATTTAAGAAATTATCAAATCTCTTTACCTAACGGTGATACAGTCCCCTTGAGCAATTTAGGGACAGTTAGTGATAGTAACAGCGATCCCCGACAAATGGCCCTCTTAGATGGGCAGCCAGTGGTGGGTTTTTCGATTCTAAGGGGGACTGGCAGCACCTTGGTGACGGTAGAAACAGCAGTGCGCCAAGAAATCGAGAATTTAAAGAAAAAACTGCCCGAAGATATTAAATTTCAATTAATTTTTACCCGTGCCGACTCAATTCGTGCTAGTTACGAAAGCCTTCTTAGCGATCTCCTGATTGGTTGTATGATGACGGTGATCACGGTGGGTCTATTTTTACGCAATTGGCGCGCCACGATTATCACGGGTTTGGCCCTGCCTTTGTCGATTTTCCCGACTTTTTGGGTGATGCAGTCCCTAAATTATACCCTTAACGGCATGACCCTACTGGCCTTAGCTTTAGCTTTGGGTAATCTGGTCGATGATGCGGTGTGTATGGTGGAGGACATCGATCAACATTTAGCTATGGGTAAAAAACCCCTGCAAGCGGCTTTTGATGCCTCAAAAGAGATTGGATTAGCCGTTTTAGCCAGTGCGGCGGCAATTATGGCGGTATTCCTGCCGGTTGCTTTTATGGGCGGTGTGCCGGGCCAATTCTTTCAACCTTTCGGCGTTACGGTGGCGGTTTCTACCCTATTTTCTAGTTTGATCGCTGTCACCGTCACCCCGATGTTAAGTGCCTATATTCTACAGCCGAAAAAGCTCAAAACCGGTGATAATAATCCCTCCTCGCGCCCCCGTTTTCGTCCCTACAAAAGTTTGTTAACTTGGGCTTTACGTCATCGAATCCTGACTTTATTGGCGGCTTTGGCCTTTTTTATCGGTAGTTTACAGTTAGTTCCTTTGATTCCAAAAGGATTATTTAGTTCTGGGGATACTGGATTAAGTACCATCAGCCTAGAATTGCCTCCCGGTGCGACTTTGAATGATACTGTTGCCGTGGCCAATCAGGTGAATAGTTTACTGCAAAAAAATCCCGCCGTCGCTAATGTTTTGGCTATTCCGGGAGATTCGGGACGGGTAAATACGGGGTTAATATATGTTAATTTAGTTCCTAAGGAACAGCGATCGCTAACTCAACGGCAATTTGAGGAACAAACCCGTCGGGATTTCCAGAAGATACCGGGGGCTAGAGTGACTTTTCGAGCGCAGGGGGGAGCAGGAAGCACTAAGGATGTCGCTATTATTTTAAAAAGTGAAAATGGCGATATTTTAACCCAAACTGCCCAAAAATTAGAGCGAGAAATGCGTGCTTTACCCGGTTTTGTCGAGGTAAGTTCCGGGGTAAGTTTAGTTAAACCGGAGATCATTATTCAACCGGATCCTGTCCGGGCTGCCGATCAGGGAGTCTCGGTCAGAGCGATCGCCCGTACTGCATCTTTAGCTTTAATCGGCGATAATGAGTTTAATTTAGCTAAATTTAACCTTGCTGACCGACAAATTCCCATCCGGGTAAAAATTGCCAACGATGGACGCAGTGAGATAGAAACTCTGCAAAATTTGCGCGTTCCTAGCAGTAATGGGACGTTAGTACCGCTTAACTCGGTGGCGACAATTAGCTTAGGTAGTGGACCTGCGGAAATTCAACGCTTTAACCGTCAACGTCAGGTTAATATTGGAGCTAATTTAGAGGGAGTTTCTTTGGGAAGTGCGGTGACACAAATTCGCGCTTTACCAATCATGAAAAACTTACCCCCAGAGGTGACAGAAGAACCCTTTGGTGATGCTCGCATTATGCGCGATATCTTTGCTCGTTTTTTGGGGGCGTTAAGTTTAGCAATTATTTCGATCTATGGGATTCTGGTGTTGTTGTATAACAATTTCCTCTATCCCCTAGCGATTTTAAGTTCCCTTCCTTTATCGATTGGTGGTACTTTAATCGCTCTTTTAATTACCCAAAAAGAGTTAGGTTTATACGCTTTAATTGGCATAGTTTTACTGATGGGATTAGTCACTAAAAATGCGATTCTGTTAGTAGATTTTGCCCTGAGTGGCATTGAGTCAGGGAAACCGCAATTTAAGGCGATGATTGATTCGGGAGTCTCTCGTTTACGACCAATTATTATGACCTCCGTTTCCACAGTTGCCGGGATGTTACCGATTGCTTTAGCTTTAGGTGCAGATGGTGAAATTCGCGCACCGATGGCGATTGCCGTTATTGGTGGTTTTACCACTTCCACCCTATTAACTTTGGTGGTTGTGCCGGTAATCTTTACTTATATCGATAGTTTTTACTATTGGTTCCGGGGATTATTTGTTAAACAAAAACCCAAGTCGATTTGGTAG
- a CDS encoding four helix bundle protein: MESKVYDKAYKFAIRIVKGYKYLCENKQEYVLSKQLLRSGTSIGANIAEANGAISQADFRAKMSIAYKECLETKYWLSLLKDTNYIEERAFQSINDDAEEIGKMLWAILKTCQENTKNQKPKTDN; the protein is encoded by the coding sequence ATGGAGAGTAAAGTTTATGATAAAGCTTATAAATTTGCCATTAGGATTGTTAAAGGCTATAAATATTTGTGTGAGAATAAACAAGAATATGTTTTGTCAAAACAGCTATTAAGGAGTGGCACTTCAATCGGGGCTAACATTGCCGAGGCTAATGGAGCTATTTCTCAAGCTGATTTTCGAGCTAAAATGTCAATAGCTTATAAGGAATGTCTAGAAACAAAGTATTGGCTGTCTCTATTGAAAGACACGAATTACATAGAGGAAAGAGCCTTTCAAAGTATCAATGATGATGCGGAGGAAATTGGTAAAATGCTTTGGGCTATTCTAAAAACCTGCCAAGAAAATACCAAAAACCAAAAACCAAAAACTGATAACTGA
- a CDS encoding efflux RND transporter periplasmic adaptor subunit, with product MRPDTLENNQHSADNSLVPEEIAFKPEIEPEETEYSPKPTKTNSWLSGGKGLFIGVGLGVLLTLGATRFADRPQTAQNPNTQPVAAKNEAPAQTVTTTRVESTAVARTLKATGSVAADELIPILSQATGLQIKEIFVDEGDIVSQGQILARLDDTVLQAQLTQAQANVAQSRARLAELQAGSRKEEIARAKQTIQRIKAEISQAQSDWDLAKKRVQRNQSLEAEGAIARDRLDEVLNEERKQAAIVQQTQSRLGEAEQQLAQLQAGNRPEVIAQATAQLAEAQSRLAIVKAQLNETRLISPVSGKIAERNARIGDTTNGQNALFKIIENGRLELRLRVPENQLPLIRVGAPVTITSDANSSLKLSGQVREINPIVDEASRQATVKVDLTDNTGLKPGMFLRGAIVTNTSNSLTVPMTAVLPQKDNQALVYLVGPDNTVTAKTVQLGQIMPNNRVEILTGLQAGDRIVVKGAAYLGDGDKITAISDQ from the coding sequence GTGCGGCCAGATACCCTAGAAAATAACCAGCATTCAGCCGATAATTCGCTAGTTCCCGAAGAAATCGCATTTAAACCCGAAATTGAGCCAGAGGAAACCGAATACTCGCCAAAACCGACAAAAACCAACTCTTGGCTATCGGGAGGAAAGGGTCTATTTATCGGTGTGGGATTGGGGGTTTTATTGACCCTAGGGGCGACTCGTTTCGCTGATCGACCCCAAACAGCCCAAAACCCCAATACTCAGCCCGTAGCGGCAAAAAATGAAGCACCAGCACAAACAGTAACCACCACTAGGGTGGAATCCACTGCCGTGGCCCGCACCCTGAAAGCGACTGGAAGCGTGGCAGCCGATGAATTAATCCCGATTCTTTCCCAAGCGACGGGACTACAAATCAAAGAAATCTTTGTCGATGAGGGTGATATCGTTAGTCAAGGTCAAATTTTGGCTCGTCTCGATGATACCGTCCTACAAGCGCAATTAACCCAAGCACAGGCCAATGTCGCCCAATCGCGAGCGCGTTTGGCAGAATTGCAAGCGGGTAGCCGTAAAGAGGAGATCGCTAGAGCTAAACAAACTATTCAACGCATAAAGGCTGAAATTAGTCAAGCTCAATCGGATTGGGATTTGGCTAAAAAACGCGTCCAGAGAAACCAAAGTTTAGAAGCGGAAGGAGCGATCGCCCGGGATCGTCTCGATGAAGTCCTCAATGAAGAAAGAAAGCAAGCGGCGATCGTACAACAGACCCAATCTCGTTTAGGAGAAGCAGAGCAGCAACTGGCACAATTGCAAGCGGGCAATCGTCCCGAAGTGATCGCCCAAGCTACAGCCCAATTAGCGGAAGCTCAAAGCCGTTTAGCCATTGTTAAAGCCCAATTAAACGAGACGCGCCTGATTTCTCCGGTTAGTGGCAAAATTGCCGAAAGAAATGCTCGCATCGGGGATACCACCAACGGTCAAAATGCTCTCTTTAAAATCATCGAAAATGGGCGTTTAGAGCTAAGATTGCGGGTTCCTGAGAATCAATTGCCCTTAATCCGCGTCGGAGCGCCCGTTACTATCACTTCCGATGCTAATAGCAGTTTAAAATTATCGGGACAGGTACGCGAAATTAATCCCATCGTCGATGAGGCATCCCGTCAGGCAACGGTTAAAGTCGATTTAACCGACAATACAGGATTAAAACCGGGGATGTTTTTACGAGGTGCGATCGTGACGAATACTAGCAATAGTTTAACCGTCCCCATGACCGCAGTTTTACCCCAAAAAGATAATCAAGCTCTAGTTTATTTAGTCGGACCTGATAACACCGTTACCGCCAAAACTGTGCAATTAGGTCAAATTATGCCGAATAATCGCGTGGAAATTCTCACCGGTTTACAAGCTGGCGATCGCATTGTGGTCAAAGGGGCAGCCTATCTCGGTGATGGCGACAAAATTACAGCAATCAGTGATCAGTGA
- a CDS encoding IS4 family transposase, with protein sequence MLPSFYQACLQASLTQAQYLTLQILILLLQSHRTVQLERLAALFPQPITFESRRRNLQRFLKLPQLSVKLLWFPLIKHIIKQEFSEKNKNRHQRRKLKKLKHLGHLLLVIDRTDWKGRNLFVASVICGKRALPVYWILLDKQGSSNLGNQKNFLKPVLKFLKSYPVVVIGDREFHSVQLGKWLDEKGIAFILRQKKGTSLLLSGEENYQPLKALDIQPGTQHFFSDIYHTSAHKLGPFNLATRWKRRYRSKQAEAPWYLLTNLDSLDETLNLYESRFGIEAMFKDCKTGGYNIEKTKVSEPRFLALVLLIAIAYSLNTIRGQQLNILPHRVYICRLKESNRSAERHSDFWIGTYGTFWVESMDIFSELALSLIRLKPQKNPYFSKGLTAMSLIKQAL encoded by the coding sequence ATGTTACCATCATTCTATCAGGCCTGTTTACAAGCCAGCTTGACACAAGCACAATATCTGACTCTACAAATTCTTATACTGCTCCTACAAAGCCATAGAACAGTACAATTGGAGAGATTGGCCGCCTTATTTCCCCAACCAATTACCTTTGAAAGCAGAAGAAGAAATTTACAAAGGTTTCTCAAGTTACCGCAATTAAGTGTAAAATTGTTATGGTTTCCGCTAATTAAACACATTATTAAGCAAGAGTTTAGCGAAAAAAATAAAAATCGACATCAAAGAAGAAAACTGAAAAAACTTAAGCATCTGGGACATCTATTATTGGTAATTGACCGAACAGATTGGAAAGGAAGAAATTTGTTTGTAGCTAGTGTTATTTGTGGAAAAAGGGCGTTACCTGTGTACTGGATATTGTTAGATAAACAAGGAAGCAGTAATTTAGGGAACCAAAAAAACTTTCTCAAGCCGGTATTAAAATTTTTGAAATCCTACCCAGTTGTCGTGATAGGCGACCGAGAATTTCACAGTGTTCAACTAGGAAAGTGGCTAGACGAAAAGGGGATAGCCTTTATTCTGAGACAAAAGAAGGGAACATCTTTGCTATTATCAGGTGAAGAAAACTATCAACCTCTAAAAGCTCTAGATATTCAACCGGGGACTCAGCATTTTTTTTCGGATATTTATCATACATCTGCTCATAAACTTGGCCCTTTTAATTTGGCCACTCGCTGGAAAAGACGCTACCGTAGTAAACAAGCCGAAGCTCCTTGGTATCTTCTTACTAATCTTGACTCTTTGGATGAGACTTTAAATTTATATGAATCTCGTTTTGGCATTGAAGCAATGTTCAAAGATTGTAAAACGGGAGGTTATAATATCGAGAAAACTAAAGTTAGCGAACCGCGTTTTTTAGCTCTTGTTTTATTAATTGCTATCGCCTATTCTTTAAATACAATACGGGGTCAACAACTCAATATTTTACCCCACCGTGTTTATATTTGTCGCCTCAAAGAATCTAATCGTTCTGCTGAAAGACATAGTGATTTTTGGATAGGGACTTATGGTACTTTTTGGGTTGAGTCGATGGATATTTTTTCGGAACTTGCCCTTTCTTTGATACGCCTCAAACCCCAGAAAAACCCTTATTTCTCCAAAGGGTTAACGGCTATGAGCCTTATCAAGCAAGCTCTTTAA
- a CDS encoding DNA cytosine methyltransferase has translation MWTFIDLFAGIGGFRIALENLGCQCVFSSEIDPHSQKVYLANYGHLPDNQDIRKLEVKTVPDHDILCGGFPCQAFSIAGRKHGFEDARGTLFFEVARILHEKKPKAFILENVQGLVHHDRGKTLKTILDILEKDFHYFVPSPQILNARYFGVPQNRPRIFIVGFREDLNIYHFSYPQPTHQETCLKDILEEKEVSVKYYLSNQYLETLFKHRARHENKGNGFGYEIISPDGIANAIVVGGMGKERNLVIDQRLTNFTPVTRIKGEVNKLFVRRMTPREWARLQGFPDSFRIVVSDVQAYKQFGNSVAIPVVKAVAKEVIKALDLSKESNVNVKFTDWQGKKLELFT, from the coding sequence ATGTGGACTTTTATTGATTTATTTGCCGGTATAGGAGGATTTAGAATCGCCCTAGAAAATCTCGGTTGTCAATGCGTTTTTTCTTCGGAAATCGATCCTCACTCCCAAAAGGTTTACTTGGCTAACTATGGTCATTTACCCGATAATCAAGACATCAGAAAATTAGAGGTAAAAACTGTCCCCGATCATGATATACTATGCGGCGGGTTTCCCTGTCAAGCGTTTAGTATCGCCGGCAGAAAACACGGTTTTGAAGATGCACGCGGAACCTTATTTTTTGAAGTTGCCCGGATCTTACACGAAAAGAAACCGAAAGCTTTTATCTTAGAAAATGTCCAGGGTTTAGTTCACCACGATCGAGGGAAAACTTTAAAAACTATTTTAGATATACTAGAAAAGGATTTCCATTATTTTGTCCCTAGTCCCCAGATTTTAAATGCCAGATATTTTGGGGTTCCTCAAAACCGTCCCCGAATTTTTATCGTCGGTTTTCGAGAAGATTTAAATATTTACCATTTTTCCTATCCCCAACCAACCCATCAAGAAACTTGTCTCAAAGATATCCTAGAAGAAAAGGAAGTCAGCGTTAAATATTATCTCTCTAATCAGTATTTAGAAACTTTGTTTAAACACAGGGCCAGACACGAAAATAAAGGTAATGGGTTCGGTTATGAGATTATTTCTCCCGATGGTATCGCTAATGCTATTGTAGTGGGAGGTATGGGAAAAGAAAGAAATTTAGTTATCGATCAAAGACTGACTAATTTTACTCCGGTTACTCGCATTAAGGGAGAGGTAAATAAATTATTCGTCCGCAGAATGACCCCCAGAGAATGGGCAAGATTACAGGGATTTCCCGATAGTTTTCGGATTGTTGTTAGCGATGTCCAAGCTTATAAACAGTTCGGTAATTCTGTGGCTATTCCCGTGGTAAAAGCAGTGGCAAAAGAGGTGATTAAAGCTTTAGATTTATCGAAGGAATCAAATGTAAATGTTAAATTTACAGACTGGCAAGGAAAAAAATTAGAGTTATTCACATAA
- a CDS encoding tRNA (cytidine(34)-2'-O)-methyltransferase — MTEPILRVVLINPQIPPNTGNIARTCAATRTELHLVGPLGFEISDRYLKRAGLDYWPYVKLMYHLTIDNFCAYQQKSGGRTIGFTVRGSSSYVEYSYQSGDWLLFGSETDGIPADLLNKCDDTVYIPMAEPGVRSLNLSVSVAIGLFEARRQLGFIH; from the coding sequence ATGACTGAACCGATTTTACGAGTGGTTTTAATCAATCCGCAAATTCCGCCAAATACGGGGAATATTGCCCGTACTTGCGCCGCAACGAGGACAGAATTGCATTTAGTTGGTCCCTTGGGTTTTGAAATTAGCGATCGCTATCTGAAGCGCGCCGGCTTAGATTATTGGCCTTATGTAAAACTCATGTACCACTTGACAATTGATAATTTCTGTGCATATCAACAAAAGAGCGGGGGACGGACGATCGGGTTTACTGTGCGCGGCAGCAGCAGTTATGTGGAATACAGCTATCAAAGCGGAGATTGGCTACTTTTTGGCAGTGAAACCGACGGTATTCCGGCAGATTTATTAAATAAGTGCGATGACACGGTTTATATTCCCATGGCAGAACCGGGGGTGAGAAGTTTAAATCTTTCCGTTAGTGTGGCGATCGGATTATTTGAGGCCAGACGACAATTGGGATTTATTCATTAG
- a CDS encoding prepilin-type cleavage/methylation domain-containing protein — translation MNVFDLSSNTFRNLQLFDRQKSTSGLTQVEMLVTIILLGILLTIALSVYQRLMAWIRLNIATFEISQQWKNTRYQAMGEGSYPLSLCMAESETEQIKVAKVQGDECENVTDWTPITRGVSIDTNNSTLRRVSGPAGNQGTIYRASWADTRGGLGGSWGQLGRITLVAPGTPDKRCLFLFRVDGSWDIRQDNRCVR, via the coding sequence ATGAATGTCTTCGACCTTTCTTCCAATACTTTTCGCAATTTACAGCTTTTTGATCGGCAAAAATCCACCTCTGGCTTAACTCAAGTAGAGATGTTAGTTACCATAATTTTATTAGGAATTCTCTTAACCATTGCCCTTTCTGTTTATCAGCGTTTAATGGCTTGGATTCGCTTAAATATCGCCACATTTGAAATATCACAACAGTGGAAAAATACCCGTTATCAAGCCATGGGAGAAGGTTCTTATCCCCTATCTTTGTGCATGGCAGAAAGTGAAACCGAACAGATTAAAGTGGCAAAAGTGCAGGGGGACGAGTGTGAAAATGTCACCGATTGGACTCCCATCACTCGCGGCGTTAGCATCGATACTAATAATTCTACCCTACGCCGAGTTAGTGGACCGGCGGGTAATCAAGGTACAATTTATCGCGCTAGTTGGGCCGATACAAGGGGGGGTTTAGGCGGTTCTTGGGGACAGTTAGGCAGAATTACTTTAGTTGCTCCCGGTACACCCGACAAACGCTGTTTATTTTTATTCCGTGTTGATGGTAGTTGGGATATTCGCCAAGATAATAGATGTGTGCGTTAA
- a CDS encoding 4a-hydroxytetrahydrobiopterin dehydratase has protein sequence MLNQFLAIAIAFMIGLTGELVLSLPATRLSDREISQQLQTIPGWQLRDQRIEKTFKFNNFIEAIAFVNRLVTPAESLGHHPDITINYNRVTLSLTTHDLGGLSNLDFDLAQQIDRLIP, from the coding sequence ATGTTGAACCAATTCTTAGCAATAGCGATCGCTTTCATGATTGGGTTAACTGGGGAATTAGTCCTCTCTTTACCCGCTACTCGTTTATCCGATCGAGAAATCTCCCAACAATTACAGACTATCCCGGGCTGGCAGTTACGAGATCAACGGATTGAAAAAACTTTTAAATTTAACAATTTTATCGAAGCGATCGCTTTTGTTAATCGTTTAGTTACTCCGGCTGAATCCCTAGGCCATCATCCTGATATTACCATCAATTACAATCGCGTCACCCTTTCCCTAACTACCCATGACCTGGGAGGTTTAAGTAACTTAGATTTTGATTTAGCTCAACAAATCGATCGCCTGATTCCCTAG
- a CDS encoding ParA family protein yields the protein MIISVVALKGGVGKTTTSIHLAAYFQEKAPTLLIDADKNRSALHWSREDTLPFMVASQAGATGLVKQYTHIIVDTQARPEPDELKDLAQGSDLLILPTTPNHLDIDVAIKAVELLSTMTDNYRVLLTQVDSRTKTGREARKALEEAKLPVFKREIPRLVAFERAAEKGVIVKDYPDSRANFGWLCYQAVGKEILSLMT from the coding sequence ATGATTATTTCCGTCGTAGCACTGAAGGGAGGGGTCGGGAAAACCACCACATCGATTCATCTGGCCGCCTATTTTCAAGAAAAAGCGCCCACCTTATTGATCGATGCGGATAAAAATCGTTCGGCTCTCCATTGGTCCCGGGAAGATACCCTTCCTTTTATGGTAGCGTCCCAAGCTGGAGCGACGGGACTGGTGAAACAATACACTCATATTATCGTCGATACCCAGGCCCGGCCAGAGCCAGACGAGTTAAAAGATTTAGCTCAGGGCAGCGATTTATTAATCCTACCCACCACTCCCAATCATCTCGATATCGATGTCGCGATTAAAGCGGTAGAATTGCTGTCCACGATGACCGATAATTATCGAGTTCTTTTAACCCAAGTGGATTCACGGACAAAAACAGGACGAGAAGCGCGGAAAGCTCTAGAAGAAGCAAAATTACCCGTATTTAAGCGAGAAATTCCCCGTTTAGTTGCTTTTGAACGAGCGGCCGAAAAAGGAGTCATCGTCAAAGATTATCCCGACTCCCGGGCCAATTTCGGTTGGCTTTGTTACCAAGCGGTCGGTAAAGAAATTTTGTCCCTAATGACATAA